A window of the Nyctibius grandis isolate bNycGra1 chromosome 9, bNycGra1.pri, whole genome shotgun sequence genome harbors these coding sequences:
- the DDX18 gene encoding ATP-dependent RNA helicase DDX18, with translation MSVSVAAGNLPMRLLRRKIHKRNLKLRQRNLKLRAAEGAVPPPGEEASQGPPEEVEEEAAAAAAPEVDVAAAGAAAEVAEAAGPRGGEKKKKKKKRKAAANAEDDTETKKAKTEEDEYVEVEHEDKQDSGEKDVEEEEGEEDEVPSLPLGVTGAFEDNSFTSLAGVVSENTLKGVSDMGFTHMTEIQHKSIKPLLEGRDILAAAKTGSGKTLAFLIPAVELIYKLKFMPRNGTGVIILSPTRELAMQTYGVLKELMNHHVHTYGLIMGGSNRSAEAQKLGNGINIIVATPGRLLDHMQNTPGFMYKNLQCLVIDEADRILEVGFEEEMKQIIKLLPKRRQTMLFSATQTRKVEDLAKISLKKEPLYVGVDDNKETATVDGLEQGYVVCPSEKRFLLLFTFLKKNRKKKLMVFFSSCMSVKYHYELLNYIDLPVLAIHGKQKQTKRTTTFFQFCNAESGILLCTDVAARGLDIPEVDWIVQYDPPDDPKEYIHRVGRTARGINGRGHALLILRPEELGFLRYLKQARVPLSEFEFSWSKISDIQSQLEKLIEKNYFLHKSAQEAYKAYIRAYDSHSLKQIYNVNNLDLPKVSLSFGFKVPPFVDLNVNSNHGRRLQKRGGGGGFGYQKTKNVHKAKIFKHISKKSDSRQFSR, from the exons ATGTCGGTGTCGGTGGCCGCGGGCAACCTGCCCATGCGGCTGCTCCGCAGGAAGATCCACAAGCGCAACCTGAAGCTGCGGCAGCGCAACCTGAAGCTGCGGGCGGCCGAGGGGGCAG TGCCTCCGCCCGGCGAGGAGGCCTCTCAGGGTCCCccggaggaggtggaggaggaggcggccgcggcggcggctcctgAGGTAGATGTGGCGGCGGCCGGAGCGGCTGCGGAGGTTGCGGAGGCTGCCGGCCCCCGTGGcggagagaagaaaaaaaagaagaaaaagaggaaagcgGCGGCTAATGCGGAAGATG ATACAGAAACTAAAAAAGCGAAAACTGAAGAAGATGAATATGTGGAGGTAGAGCATGAAGATAAGCAGGATTCTGGAGAGAAAgatgtggaggaggaggagggggaggaggatgaAGTGCCCAGTTTACCACTGGGTGTAACAG GTGCTTTTGAAGACAATTCTTTTACCTCCCTGGCTGGTGTTGTCAGTGAGAATACACTGAAAGGCGTAAGTGACATGGGTTTTACGCACATGACCGAAATTCAGCATAAAAGTATTAAGCCGCTTCTGGAAGGCAG GGACATTTTAGCAGCTGCAAAAACAGGCAGTGGCAAAACACTTGCGTTTCTTATTCCTGCAGTAGAGCTCATCTACAAGCTAAAATTCATGCCTAGAAATG gaACGGGTGTTATTATTCTCTCTCCTACTCGAGAGCTTGCTATGCAAACCTACGGAGTTCTTAAAGAACTTATGAATCATCATGTTCACACTTACGGTCTGATAATGGGGGGCAGTAACAGATcagcagaagcacagaaacTTGGAAATGGAATCAACATCATTGTAGCAACACCAGGAAGACTGCTGGATCATATGCAG AACACTCCAGGTTTCATGTACAAGAACTTGCAGTGTTTGGTAATTGATGAGGCGGATCGTATCTTGGAGGTTGgatttgaagaagaaatgaaacagatcATAAAACTTCTACCAa aGCGCAGACAGACGATGCTTTTTTCTGCTACACAAACCAGAAAGGTTGAAGATCTGGCAAAGATCTCTCTGAAGAAAGAGCCACTATACGTTGGAGTTGATGATAACAAGGAGACAGCAACAGTAGATGGTCTTGAACAG GGGTATGTAGTGTGTCCATCTGAAAAAAGATTCCTTTTGCTCTTCACATTCCTCAAGAAGAACCGGAAGAAGAAActaatggtatttttttcttcatgtatgTCAGTGAAGTACCACTATGAATTACTCAACTATATTGATCTGCCTGTTTTGGCCATTCAT GGCAAGCAGAAACAAACCAAACGTACCACAacatttttccagttctgtaaTGCAGAATCTGGAATACTGTTGTGTACTGATGTAGCTGCCAGAGGATTGGATATTCCTGAAGTTGACTGGATTGTCCAGTATGACCCTCCAGATGATCCAAAG GAATATATTCATCGTGTTGGTAGAACTGCCAGAGGCATAAATGGTAGAGGACATGCTCTGCTCATTTTACGACCAGAAGAACTGGGCTTTCTTCGTTACCTAAAACAAGCCAGG gtaCCACTAAGTGAATTTGAATTTTCTTGGTCAAAAATTTCAGACATCCAGTCTCAG CTGGAGAAACTGATTGAAAAGAACTACTTCCTTCACAAGTCAGCCCAGGAAGCGTACAAAGCTTACATTAGAGCTTATGACTCCCATTCTCTGAAGCAGATCTACAATGTCAATAACTTGGATCTTCCCAAAGTCAGCCTTTCATTTGGTTTTAAAGTTCCTCCGTTCGTTGACCTCA ACGTCAACAGCAACCATGGCAGAAGACTACAGAAAAGAGGTGGAGGTGGGGGATTTGGTTACCAGAAAACGAAGAACGTCCACAAAGCTAAAATCTTCAAACACATTAGCAAGAAATCTGACAGTCGGCAGTTTTCTCGTTAA